CGGTGTCAAGCTGGTAGTTCCAGCCTTGGAGAAGGTTGGCAAGCTACGCCAAGCCACCACGCCCGAGGAGGGCAAGGTGTACTGGATGGCCTTCTCGAACAAGGGTGGGTACGTGAAACCGGGGCACCGGGTCAACGTGGTAATCGGGCAGTTTAGGGCCGAAGGTCTCATCGTTCAGTAGGACTCCCCCCCTACTTCAAAACTCACGCGTGACAAATAAGGAGCGATCATCGATGTCCCGAAAAACGTTAGTAGTCGGCAGCTTTCTGGCCCTGGCAGTTTCCTTCGCCCTGGGTGCGGATGTGTCGTCATCGGCGGCCAAGCTGACGGCGGAGCAGGTCATAGAGAAGAACATTGCGGCGCGGGGTGGGCTGCAGGCGTGGCGGGCGGTACAGACCCTGTCCATGAGTGGCAAGATGGAAGCCGGTGGGAACGAGAGCCCGACGCGCCGGGCGCAAGGGGTAAGAACCGGTGGCGTGCAACTGCCCAAGCGCTCGGCGGAGCAGGCGCAGTTGCCCTTTCGTCTGGAACTGAAGCGCACGCGCAAGTCGCGTCTGGAACTCGACTTTCGTGGTCAGACCGCGATCCAGGTCTACGATGGCACCCACGGCTGGAAACTCCGTCCCTTCCTCAACCGGCATGAAGTAGAGCCGTTCACGGCCGAGCAAATGAAAGTGGCAGCGATGCAGTCGGATCTGGACGGTCCGCTAATGGACTACGCGGCGAAGGGGACCAAGGTCGAGCTGGAAGGCGCCGACAAGGTAGAGGGCAGCGACACCTATCGCCTGAAGCTGACCTTCAAGAACGGAGAGGTCCAACATGTGTGGGTGGATGCAAAGACATTCCTCGAGACCAAGTTAGAAGGCACGCCCCGCCGCCTTGACGGCAAGTATCACCGGGTAGAGATCTATCCTCGCGACTACAGGGCAGTGAATGGCTTAGTGATGCCCTATGTCATGGAGACGAAGGTGGAGGGAGTCAGTCAGACAGAGAAGATCGAGGTTGAAAAGTTTTCCGTCAACGCGCCGGTGGAGGACTCTCGCTTTGCCAAGCTGCAATAGGACGTCTGCCGCGAAACGGATCTGTTTCGGCCGGGCATTCTTGAGTGTGGTGCTGGCATTGCCGATCCTCCTGCCGGGTGCGCCCGTTCAAGCTCAAGTGGCTAACACTGCCGGCTCGAAACGGCGGACGCCTGGCAGTCACAGACGCTTCGGCATTGATGATCGGGTGAAAGCGTTAG
The DNA window shown above is from Terriglobia bacterium and carries:
- a CDS encoding outer membrane lipoprotein-sorting protein, with product MSRKTLVVGSFLALAVSFALGADVSSSAAKLTAEQVIEKNIAARGGLQAWRAVQTLSMSGKMEAGGNESPTRRAQGVRTGGVQLPKRSAEQAQLPFRLELKRTRKSRLELDFRGQTAIQVYDGTHGWKLRPFLNRHEVEPFTAEQMKVAAMQSDLDGPLMDYAAKGTKVELEGADKVEGSDTYRLKLTFKNGEVQHVWVDAKTFLETKLEGTPRRLDGKYHRVEIYPRDYRAVNGLVMPYVMETKVEGVSQTEKIEVEKFSVNAPVEDSRFAKLQ